CGTAAGCCTCGCGCTTACGGACCTCTGCGAGCACACCGCTGCGAGCGGTGCTGCGCTTGAAGCGACGCAGTGCGCTTTCCAGCGACTCGCCCTCTTTAACACGAATTTCCGACATCTTATTCCCTCCCTTGGACCGTGAGGCAGGAATTTCGTTGTTACATGGTAACTAACAGTAGACAGTATAGCGCATTTTCTCCGGTTCGTCAACCTTTTTTTGAAAGTTTTTTGCGCAAAATCTTTGAAAAGATTTTGAATAAACGTTCCCGGGTGTTTTATGCGCCAGTCCGCCTCTGCGGGTAGTTGTATATCCAGCCTTTCGGCAGGGTATCGGTTGGTTTAGCCCTTGACAGCCAGATTGACCAGACGGCCCTTGACGTAGATCTCCTTGACCAGCTGCTTGCCTTCCAGAGCGGCAGCAACAGCGGGGTCAGCCTTGGCGGCAGCAATGGCGGCAGCAGCG
Above is a genomic segment from Faecalibacterium taiwanense containing:
- the rpsU gene encoding 30S ribosomal protein S21, producing MSEIRVKEGESLESALRRFKRSTARSGVLAEVRKREAYEKPSVKRKKKSEAARKRKFK